The proteins below come from a single Holdemania massiliensis genomic window:
- a CDS encoding zinc metallopeptidase encodes MDWILYLAAIFLVMFSQIKVQGAYTHYRQVMTLRGYTGAQVTRRILDDHGLQEVRIEPAQGGALSDHYDPKANVVRLSQDIYANSSIASVAVAAHECGHAIQHAENYGFIALRNSILPFAMVSSQLSWVVLILGLLFSSTGLFYTGIVMLSCVAIFQLVTLPVELDASKRAMALVFEEGFVVQEERKDIKAMLSAAAFTYIASLISSVLQILRLLLIFNRNRD; translated from the coding sequence ATGGATTGGATTCTCTATTTAGCAGCGATCTTTTTAGTGATGTTTTCACAAATAAAAGTTCAGGGTGCTTATACCCATTATCGGCAGGTCATGACGCTGCGTGGATATACCGGGGCTCAGGTGACCCGGCGAATTCTCGATGATCATGGACTGCAGGAGGTGCGTATTGAGCCGGCTCAAGGTGGGGCACTTTCTGATCACTATGATCCCAAAGCTAATGTTGTCCGCCTGTCTCAGGATATCTATGCCAATTCCAGCATTGCCTCCGTTGCCGTTGCCGCTCATGAATGCGGTCATGCGATTCAGCATGCTGAAAATTACGGCTTTATCGCGCTGCGCAATTCAATTCTGCCGTTTGCGATGGTTTCCAGTCAGCTTTCCTGGGTGGTCTTAATCCTTGGCTTGTTGTTTAGTTCCACCGGGCTGTTCTATACAGGCATCGTGATGTTAAGCTGTGTTGCGATTTTTCAGCTGGTGACTTTGCCTGTGGAACTGGATGCCTCCAAGCGTGCTATGGCATTGGTGTTTGAAGAAGGCTTTGTCGTTCAGGAAGAACGCAAAGATATTAAAGCCATGCTGAGCGCCGCGGCTTTCACCTATATCGCATCATTGATCTCCTCAGTGCTGCAGATTCTGCGGCTGCTTCTGATCTTTAACCGCAATCGTGACTAG
- a CDS encoding sugar isomerase domain-containing protein, whose protein sequence is MKVWQQYLEEEIRALRQIESTQQEAIESAARILADCTKKEGIIRVFGCGHSHLIADDVFYRSATLGNVQAVLEEAVTGNTQITKSGFLEKMEGYAEKIIDYYRFEPNDVVICISNSGNNAVTLEFAKICQERGFPVIVLTNTEYSATLKPRHSSGKHLMDFGDVVISNCSAIGDAAVAIEGLPMKVGSTSSIPFIFLINAILAEAVDLCMKEGFIPNVYYNGSLRVNNPALGEHNFAIIDKYFYRMRNL, encoded by the coding sequence ATGAAAGTTTGGCAGCAGTATCTGGAAGAAGAAATTAGGGCTTTGCGTCAAATTGAGAGCACGCAGCAGGAGGCAATCGAAAGCGCTGCACGAATTTTGGCGGACTGTACGAAGAAAGAAGGAATCATCCGTGTTTTCGGATGCGGTCATTCTCATCTGATCGCCGACGATGTTTTTTACCGTTCTGCAACTTTAGGGAATGTCCAGGCTGTATTGGAAGAAGCGGTGACCGGGAATACGCAGATTACAAAGTCAGGGTTTCTGGAAAAGATGGAAGGGTATGCAGAAAAGATCATTGATTACTACCGCTTCGAACCCAACGATGTAGTGATCTGCATTTCCAACTCAGGCAACAACGCGGTTACGTTGGAATTCGCAAAGATCTGTCAGGAACGGGGTTTTCCTGTCATTGTTTTGACGAATACAGAATACTCGGCAACCTTAAAACCGCGGCATTCCAGCGGCAAGCATCTGATGGATTTCGGTGATGTTGTCATCTCCAACTGTTCGGCCATCGGCGATGCTGCAGTGGCCATTGAAGGTCTGCCAATGAAGGTTGGATCTACCTCTTCCATTCCGTTCATTTTTCTGATCAATGCGATTCTAGCTGAAGCTGTTGATCTCTGCATGAAAGAAGGCTTTATTCCAAATGTTTATTATAATGGATCACTGCGTGTAAACAATCCTGCCTTGGGTGAACACAATTTTGCGATCATTGATAAATACTTCTATCGGATGCGTAATTTATAA
- the deoB gene encoding phosphopentomutase: MKYKRIFTIVMDSVGCGEMPDAERYGDRGADTIGHIAKTVGGLTMPAMEKLGYGNLHPILGVEPQRDPQGYYTKMLEASVGKDTMTGHWEMMGLYIDKPFQTFTETGFPQELIDELEKRTGYKIVGNKSASGTEILDELGEHHMKTKELIIYTSADSVLQIAAHEEIFGLEELYRCCEIARELTMRDEWKVGRVIARPFVGEGKGHFTRTSNRHDLALKPFGRTVLNELKDRGFDVISVGKIKDIFDGEGVSEAYKSTSSHHGMEQTLELTQKDFTGLCFVNLVDFDAKWGHRRNPQGYAQELEDYDQLLQNFLSQLREDDLVIITADHGNDPCHTGTDHTREMVPLILYSPSHQGSGLLPLANTFANLGATVADNFKVTMPAYGTSYLKFLK, translated from the coding sequence ATGAAATATAAACGAATTTTTACTATTGTTATGGATTCCGTCGGATGCGGTGAAATGCCGGATGCGGAACGTTACGGTGATCGGGGCGCGGATACGATCGGACACATTGCAAAGACGGTAGGCGGATTAACGATGCCGGCCATGGAAAAATTAGGATACGGCAATCTGCATCCTATCCTTGGCGTTGAGCCCCAGCGTGATCCGCAGGGTTATTACACAAAGATGCTGGAAGCTTCCGTCGGCAAGGATACAATGACGGGCCATTGGGAAATGATGGGGCTTTACATTGATAAACCTTTTCAGACATTCACGGAAACCGGATTTCCGCAGGAGTTAATCGACGAACTGGAGAAACGCACCGGCTATAAGATTGTCGGAAACAAGTCTGCCAGCGGTACGGAAATTTTGGATGAGCTGGGCGAGCATCATATGAAAACCAAAGAGTTGATCATCTACACATCTGCGGATTCAGTACTGCAGATTGCGGCTCATGAAGAAATATTTGGTTTGGAGGAGCTGTATCGCTGCTGTGAGATCGCCCGTGAACTCACCATGCGGGATGAATGGAAGGTTGGACGTGTAATTGCCCGTCCTTTTGTCGGTGAAGGTAAAGGTCATTTCACGCGCACCAGTAACCGTCATGATCTGGCTCTGAAACCCTTTGGCCGAACGGTCTTGAATGAATTAAAAGATCGAGGCTTCGATGTGATCAGTGTCGGTAAGATCAAAGATATCTTTGATGGTGAAGGGGTGAGTGAGGCCTACAAATCAACAAGCAGCCACCACGGCATGGAACAGACCCTTGAATTAACACAAAAAGATTTTACCGGTCTGTGTTTTGTCAATCTCGTTGATTTTGACGCCAAGTGGGGGCATCGCCGCAATCCGCAGGGCTATGCACAGGAATTGGAAGATTACGATCAGCTGCTGCAAAACTTTTTAAGTCAGCTGCGCGAAGACGATTTAGTCATCATCACAGCCGATCACGGCAATGATCCTTGTCATACTGGAACGGATCATACCCGTGAAATGGTGCCGCTGATCCTTTATTCGCCATCTCATCAGGGCTCTGGCTTGCTGCCGCTGGCCAATACATTTGCGAATCTGGGAGCAACAGTTGCCGATAATTTCAAAGTTACGATGCCGGCGTATGGCACTTCTTATTTAAAATTCCTGAAATAA
- a CDS encoding tyrosine-type recombinase/integrase, protein MTLEEAFQQYLIYITIQFPKSEKTISGYQHELTRYLQFLKQKELVQIDEIESGMLEEYVRVLSREHASASVNHAITAIRSFHQFLAFRFDQPDPAEYLEHLQKTQALPVYCTKQEIEKMMAQFGQSPEDIRWHAIAELLYGCGLRVSECAELTMNQIDLELGMLRVWGKGNKERLVPMPRQTMRIVREYVDTVRPLYQKKPTSWLFITRLGKKTTTASIESMIKSVCIQAGIQKPITPHKLRHTYATHMLEGGADLRSVQELLGHSDIATTQIYTHIDRHRLRTAYDEGLGKLMDQEEGENNHEI, encoded by the coding sequence ATGACGTTAGAAGAAGCCTTCCAGCAATATCTGATTTACATCACAATACAGTTTCCGAAATCTGAAAAAACGATTTCCGGTTATCAGCATGAACTCACCCGGTATCTTCAGTTTCTGAAGCAAAAAGAGTTAGTTCAAATCGATGAGATTGAATCCGGAATGCTGGAAGAGTATGTCCGGGTCTTGTCCCGCGAACATGCTTCAGCCTCAGTCAATCATGCGATCACCGCAATCCGCAGCTTTCATCAGTTTTTGGCGTTTCGTTTTGATCAGCCGGATCCGGCTGAATACCTGGAACACCTGCAGAAAACCCAGGCGCTGCCGGTGTACTGCACGAAACAGGAGATTGAAAAGATGATGGCTCAGTTTGGCCAAAGCCCTGAGGATATTCGCTGGCATGCGATTGCGGAGCTGCTGTACGGCTGCGGGCTGCGTGTCAGTGAATGTGCGGAGCTGACGATGAATCAGATAGATCTGGAACTGGGCATGCTTCGGGTATGGGGAAAAGGCAATAAAGAACGATTAGTCCCGATGCCGCGGCAGACGATGCGGATCGTGCGTGAATATGTCGACACAGTCCGGCCGCTGTATCAGAAAAAACCTACCTCCTGGCTGTTCATTACCCGATTGGGAAAGAAAACAACTACTGCTTCAATTGAAAGTATGATAAAATCAGTATGTATCCAGGCTGGTATTCAAAAGCCGATCACACCGCATAAACTCCGCCATACGTATGCCACGCATATGTTGGAAGGCGGAGCCGATCTGCGCAGTGTTCAGGAGCTGTTAGGGCATTCCGATATCGCAACGACGCAGATTTACACGCATATCGACAGGCATCGGCTGCGGACGGCTTATGATGAAGGTCTGGGAAAATTAATGGATCAAGAAGAAGGAGAAAACAACCATGAAATATAA